A genomic window from Gossypium hirsutum isolate 1008001.06 chromosome D12, Gossypium_hirsutum_v2.1, whole genome shotgun sequence includes:
- the LOC121203009 gene encoding protein CANDIDATE G-PROTEIN COUPLED RECEPTOR 2 produces the protein MLKIFKKKTSPKDKMGSVGCSQASADCYLWLHTVYVPFQVERKVTWLYSTTIVCYHAFYRPLLYITFLADFFEEEDMHLENMYYSEMKAVGFFDADWE, from the exons ATGTTGAAGATCTTCAAGAAGAAAACATCTCCCAAAG ATAAAATGGGGTCTGTGGGTTGTTCACAGGCTAGTGCTGACTGCTATTTATGGCTCCATACTGTTTATGTACCATTCCAAGTGGAGAGAAAGGTAACCTG GTTGTACAGCACCACAATCGTTTGCTACCATGCCTTTTACCGTCCTCTTCTGTATATTACTTTTCTAGCAGATTTTTTTGAg GAGGAAGACATGCATTTAGAGAATATGTACTACTCAGAGATGAAAGCTGTTggtttctttgatgctgactgggAGTAA